A genomic window from Emys orbicularis isolate rEmyOrb1 chromosome 8, rEmyOrb1.hap1, whole genome shotgun sequence includes:
- the N4BP3 gene encoding NEDD4-binding protein 3, producing the protein MATAQAPHVTCDPGNCLLDSSLASAPGSYGCGMGSVGSLVEKQDLTPVELRAVLGGSRGLRQPDGLLRKGPSQRELFSYLHSARKEPRAERKHQALGVSCNRDYESDRENRSPDRYSREHHRGADFSKSSLPERGRFDKCRIRPSAFKAVAGKGLVSMQGLASSKGQKLSKSNGSLHTLLSQSSTSTGASSQHGHTRTHLLHTISLDEASDSSHNSIQSFPIYPPHFKPAQGQFSASMGHINHIGGSLDRASWGPRDPLAVEKAPLSCKSMATLSRLQSSGEPPPPYEFTYSLEDVVKQLEDRLQEKSGELWQLKRSLSETEDPFTQVFEDKQHLWMDALDELKQMYVAKLQQVTQQAQRSQRALQLQLYKAQQEKKRLQEELSLHQGQCEELRQWQQQCERVSPKLEETRWEVCQKAAEISLLKQQLRDSQEEMAQKVSEIFSLKTQLREARAEVQAKDSQLAQLGDSFQAPPEPSSSLPLGDAPMPVCQDFSGCETDDSKCWGLHSESGEPPERQVEWLWAELLRERRQGQLKAVNFELERKTWQEEKEKVLRYQREIQASYMEMYHRSQALERELRQLRAESRDADADSPWIERVESSKI; encoded by the exons ATGGCAACAGCACAGGCCCCTCATGTGACCTGTGACCCTGGCAACTGCCTCCTTGACTCTTCCCTAGCCTCTGCGCCTGGGAGCTACGGCTGCGGCATGGGCAGCGTGGGCAGCCTGGTGGAGAAGCAGGACTTGACGCCTGTGGAGCtgcgggcggtgctggggggctcgcgggggctccggcagccggaCGGCCTGCTCCGGAAGGGCCCGAGCCAGCGGGAGCTCTTCAGCTACCTGCACAGTGCCAGGAAGGAGCCCCGGGCCGAGAGGAAGCACCAGGCGCTGGGGGTGTCCTGCAACCGGGACTACGAGAGCGACCGTGAGAACCGGTCCCCTGACCGCTACTCCCGCGAGCACCACCGGGGGGCAGACTTCTCCAAGAGCTcgctgccggagcggggccgcTTTGACAAG TGTCGGATCAGGCCATCGGCCTTCAAGGCAGTGGCTGGGAAAGGCCTGGTCTCCATGCAGGGTCTGGCCTCATCTAAAGGGCAGAAGCTGTCGAAGAGCAACGGGAGCCTGCACACCCTCCTGTCCCAGAGCAGCACCAGCACCGGTGCCTCCTCCCAGCATGGCCACACGCGCACCCACCTGCTGCACACCATCAGCTTAGACGAGGCCTCCGATTCCAGCCACAACTCCATCCAGAGCTTCCCCATCTACCCTCCCCACTTCAAACCTGCCCAGGGCCAGTTCAGCGCCTCCATGGGCCACATCAACCACATTGGGGGCTCCCTTGACAGGGCCTCCTGGGGCCCCAGAGACCCCCTGGCAGTGGAGAAAGCACCTCTGTCCTGCAAGAGCATGGCCACGCTAAGCCGTCTGCAAAGCTCtggggagcccccacccccctacGAGTTCACCTACTCCCTGGAGGATGTGGTGAAGCAGCTGGAGGACCGGCTGCAGGAGAAGAGTGGGGAGCTGTGGCAGTTGAAGAGGAGCCTTAGCGAGACTGAAGACCCCTTCACGCAG GTTTTCGAGGACAAACAGCATCTGTGGATGGATGCACTGGACGAGCTGAAGCAGATGTATGTCGCCAAGCTGCAGCAGGTGACCCAGCAGGCCCAGCGCAGCCAGCGGGCACTGCAGCTGCAGCTCTACAAAGCGCAGCAGGAGAAGAAGcggctgcaggaggagctgagcctgCACCAGGGCCAGTGCGAGGAGCTgaggcagtggcagcagcagtgtgaACGTGTCAGCCCCAAACTAGAAGAGACCAGGTGGGAG GTTTGTCAGAAGGCAGCTGAGATCTCACTGCTCAAGCAGCAGCTTCGAGACTCCCAGGAGGAGATGGCCCAGAAAGTCAGTGAGATCTTCAGCTTGAAGACCCAGCTGCGGGAGGCCCGGGCAGAGGTGCAAGCCAAGGACTCTCAGCTGGCCCAGCTAGGGGACTCCTTCCAGgccccaccagagcccagctcctccctccctttgGGGGATGCTCCCATGCCAGTCTGCCAGGACTTCTCTGGCTGTGAAACTGACGACTCCAAGTGTTGGGGTCTTCACAGCGAGAGTGGTGAGCCCCCGGAGAGGCAGGTGGAGTGGCTGTGGGCAGAGCTGCTGCGTGAGCGGCGCCAGGGCCAGCTGAAGGCTGTGAACTTTGAGCTGGAGCGGAAAACCtggcaggaggagaaggagaaagtgCTGCGCTACCAGAGGGAGATCCAGGCAAGCTACATGGAGATGTACCACCGCAGCCAGGCTTTGGAAAGGGAGCTGCGGCAGCTGCGGGCTGAGTCCAGAGATGCTGACGCAGACTCACCCTGGATCGAGAGAGTCGAGTCTTCAAAAATCTGA
- the RMND5B gene encoding E3 ubiquitin-protein transferase RMND5B isoform X1 produces the protein MELCACVERELDKVLHKFLSYGQHCEQSLEELLCYVSQLRQDLGSAALQGAPLSATLSLVMAQCCRKIKDTVQKLASDHKDIHSSVSRVGKAIDRNFDAELCSVVSDSVWESREKQQQILQMAIVEHLYQQGMLSVAEELSQESTLNVDLDFKQPFLELNRILEALHEQDLRPALDWAISNRQRLLELNSSLEFKLHRLHFIRLLAGGPDKQLEALSYARHFQPFARLHQREIQVMMGSLVYLPLGIENSPYCHLLDARHWTEICETFTRDACALLGLSVESPLSVSFASGCVALPVLMNIKAVIEQRQCTGVWSHKDELPIEIELGMKCWYHSVFACPILRQQTTDSNPPIKLICGHVISRDALNKLINGGKLKCPYCPMEQNPADGKRIIF, from the exons ATGGAGCTGTGCGCCTGTGTGGAGCGAGAGCTGGACAAAGTGCTGCACAAGTTCCTGAGCTACGGGCAGCACTGTGAGCAGAGCCTGGAGGAGCTGCTCTGTTACGTGAGCCAACTGCGCCAGGATCTCGGCAGCGCAG ccctgcagggggcaccACTCTCTGCCACGCTCTCCCTGGTGATGGCCCAGTGCTGTCGGAAGATCAAAGACACGGTGCAGAAACTGGCCTCGGACCATAAAGATATTCACAGCAGTGTCTCCAGGGTGGGCAAAGCCATCGATAGG AACTTCGATGCCGAGCTCTGCAGCGTGGTCTCGGATTCGGTCTGGGAGTCgcgggagaagcagcagcagattctGCAGATGGCGATTGTGGAGCACTTGTACCAGCAGGGCATGCTGAGTGTGGCGGAGGAGCTGTCCCAG GAGTCCACCCTGAATGTGGACTTGGACTTCAAGCAGCCGTTCTTGGAGCTGAACCGGATCCTGGAAGCGCTGCACGAGCAGGACCTGCGTCCTGCTCTGGA CTGGGCAATCTCAAACAGGCAGCGTCTGCTGGAGCTGAACAGCTCCCTGGAATTCAAGCTGCATCGTCTCCACTTCATCCGGCTCCTGGCTGGCGGCCCTGACAAGCAGCTGGAGGCCCTGAGCTACGCTCGCCACTTCCAGCCCTTTGCCCGCCTGCACCAGCGAG AGATCCAGGTCATGATGGGCAGCCTGGTGTACCTGCCCCTGGGCATTGAGAACTCCCCGTACTGCCACCTGCTGGATGCCCGGCACTGGACAGAGATCTGCGAGACCTTCACCCGCGACGCTTGTGCCCTGCTGGGGCTCTCGGTGGAATCCCCTCTCAGTGTCAG CTTCGCGTCTGGATGTGTGGCGCTGCCCGTGCTGATGAACATCAAGGCGGTGATTGAGCAGAGACAGTGCACGGGTGTCTGGAGCCACAAGGATGAGCTGCCT ATTGAAATTGAGCTGGGCATGAAGTGCTGGTACCACTCAGTGTTCGCCTGCCCCATCCTTCGCCAGCAGACGACTGACTCCAATCCGCCTATCAAACTCATCTGCGGGCACGTCATCTCCCGGGACGCGCTCAACAAGCTCATCAATGGGGGGAA GCTGAAGTGTCCCTACTGCCCCATGGAGCAGAACCCGGCTGATGGGAAGCGCATCATCTTCTGA
- the RMND5B gene encoding E3 ubiquitin-protein transferase RMND5B isoform X2 yields MAQCCRKIKDTVQKLASDHKDIHSSVSRVGKAIDRNFDAELCSVVSDSVWESREKQQQILQMAIVEHLYQQGMLSVAEELSQESTLNVDLDFKQPFLELNRILEALHEQDLRPALDWAISNRQRLLELNSSLEFKLHRLHFIRLLAGGPDKQLEALSYARHFQPFARLHQREIQVMMGSLVYLPLGIENSPYCHLLDARHWTEICETFTRDACALLGLSVESPLSVSFASGCVALPVLMNIKAVIEQRQCTGVWSHKDELPIEIELGMKCWYHSVFACPILRQQTTDSNPPIKLICGHVISRDALNKLINGGKLKCPYCPMEQNPADGKRIIF; encoded by the exons ATGGCCCAGTGCTGTCGGAAGATCAAAGACACGGTGCAGAAACTGGCCTCGGACCATAAAGATATTCACAGCAGTGTCTCCAGGGTGGGCAAAGCCATCGATAGG AACTTCGATGCCGAGCTCTGCAGCGTGGTCTCGGATTCGGTCTGGGAGTCgcgggagaagcagcagcagattctGCAGATGGCGATTGTGGAGCACTTGTACCAGCAGGGCATGCTGAGTGTGGCGGAGGAGCTGTCCCAG GAGTCCACCCTGAATGTGGACTTGGACTTCAAGCAGCCGTTCTTGGAGCTGAACCGGATCCTGGAAGCGCTGCACGAGCAGGACCTGCGTCCTGCTCTGGA CTGGGCAATCTCAAACAGGCAGCGTCTGCTGGAGCTGAACAGCTCCCTGGAATTCAAGCTGCATCGTCTCCACTTCATCCGGCTCCTGGCTGGCGGCCCTGACAAGCAGCTGGAGGCCCTGAGCTACGCTCGCCACTTCCAGCCCTTTGCCCGCCTGCACCAGCGAG AGATCCAGGTCATGATGGGCAGCCTGGTGTACCTGCCCCTGGGCATTGAGAACTCCCCGTACTGCCACCTGCTGGATGCCCGGCACTGGACAGAGATCTGCGAGACCTTCACCCGCGACGCTTGTGCCCTGCTGGGGCTCTCGGTGGAATCCCCTCTCAGTGTCAG CTTCGCGTCTGGATGTGTGGCGCTGCCCGTGCTGATGAACATCAAGGCGGTGATTGAGCAGAGACAGTGCACGGGTGTCTGGAGCCACAAGGATGAGCTGCCT ATTGAAATTGAGCTGGGCATGAAGTGCTGGTACCACTCAGTGTTCGCCTGCCCCATCCTTCGCCAGCAGACGACTGACTCCAATCCGCCTATCAAACTCATCTGCGGGCACGTCATCTCCCGGGACGCGCTCAACAAGCTCATCAATGGGGGGAA GCTGAAGTGTCCCTACTGCCCCATGGAGCAGAACCCGGCTGATGGGAAGCGCATCATCTTCTGA
- the NHP2 gene encoding H/ACA ribonucleoprotein complex subunit 2: MAREKLPEAAPEPEAAPERSYQELLGNLNPIARPLASRKLTRKLYKCVKKAAKHKQIRRGVKEVQKFINKGEKGIIVLAGDTLPIEVYCHIPVMCEDRSLPYAYIPSKSDLGAAGGSKRPTCVIMIKPHEEYQEAYEECWEEVVSLPVPL, encoded by the exons ATGGCTCGGGAGAAGCTGCCGGAGGCGGCGCCGGAGCCCGAAGCGGCGCCGGAGCGATCGTACCAGGAGCTGCTGGGGAACCTGAACCCGATCGCGCGGCCGCTGGCCTCCCGGAAGCTCACCCGCAAGCTCTACAAGTGCGTCAAGAAAG CGGCGAAACACAAGCAGATCCGGCGGGGAGTGAAGGAAGTTCAGAAATTCATCAACAAGGGCGAGAAAGG GATCATAGTCCTTGCTGGAGACACGCTGCCCATTGAAGTTTATTGCCACATCCCTGTCATGTGTGAAGACAGGTCCCTCCCCTATGCTTACATCCCCTCCAAGTCG gatctgggagcagctggaggcTCAAAGCGCCCAACCTGTGTGATAATGATCAAGCCACATGAGGAGTACCAGGAGGCATATGAGGAGTGTTGGGAGGAGGTTGTGTCTCTTCCTGTCCCCCTGTGA